Proteins encoded in a region of the Coregonus clupeaformis isolate EN_2021a chromosome 9, ASM2061545v1, whole genome shotgun sequence genome:
- the LOC121573872 gene encoding phosphatidylinositol transfer protein beta isoform isoform X1: MASGNAASHYCGCQGEAGVLPYITVVVRVRGENAASHHWLSGRVILPISVQEYQVGQLFTVAEASKNETGGGEGIEVLINEPYEEEGEKGQYTHKVYHLKSKVPGWLRYIAPEGALVFHEKAWNAYPYCRTVITNEYMKDDFLIKIETWHKPDMGTLENVHDLDGPTWKTVEVIPIDIADKDVVAHGDYKAEEDPALFKSTKTGRGPLSPEWKNDLMNKIDCPKMCAYKLVTVKFKWWGLQTKVENFIQKQEKRIFTNFHRQLFCWIDNWVELTMADIRRMEEETKKELEELRKSGQVRGMSAAHEQ; encoded by the exons ATGGCATCCGGGAATGCTGCCTCACATTACTGTGGTTGTCAGGGTGAGGCGGGAGTGCTGCCTTACATTACTGTGGTTGTCCGGGTGAGGGGGGAGAATGCTGCCTCACATCACTGGTTGTCAGG ccgTGTGATCCTACCGATCTCTGTGCAAGAG TACCAAGTTGGTCAGCTGTTCACCGTAGCAGAGGCCAGTAAGAatgagactgggggaggagaagGCATTGAGGTGCTGATAAATGAACCCTacgaggaagagggagagaagggacagTACACGCATAAAGTTTACCATCTtaagag TAAAGTCCCAGGCTGGTTGAGGTATATTGCACCAGAGGGCGCGTTAGTCTTCCATGAAAAAGCCTGGAACGCCTACCCATACTGTCGCACCG TTATAACG AACGAGTATATGAAAGATGACTTCCTGATAAAGATTGAGACGTGGCACAAACCTGACATGGGAACTCTAGAAAACGTGCATGACTTGGATGGTCCTACGTGGAAGACAGTGGAGGTGATTCCCATCGACATCGCAGACAAAGATGTGGTGGCCCATGGG GATTATAAAGCAGAGGAGGATCCTGCTCTGTTCAAATCGACAAAGACCGGCAGAGGACCGCTCTCACCTGAATGGAAG AACGATCTGATGAACAAGATAGACTGTCCTAAGATGTGTGCCTACAAACTGGTCACTGTCAAGTTCAAGTGGTGGGGCCTTCAGACCAAAGTAGAGAACTTTATCCAGAAG CAAGAGAAGCGTATCTTCACTAACTTCCATCGCCAGTTGTTCTGTTGGATCGACAACTGGGTGGAGCTGACCATGGCAGACATCCGACGAATGGAGGAGGAGACCAAGAAAGAGCTGGAAGAG CTGCGTAAGTCAGGTCAGGTTCGAGGCATGAGTGCGGCTCACGAGCAGTGA
- the LOC121573872 gene encoding phosphatidylinositol transfer protein beta isoform isoform X3 yields MVLIKEYRVILPISVQEYQVGQLFTVAEASKNETGGGEGIEVLINEPYEEEGEKGQYTHKVYHLKSKVPGWLRYIAPEGALVFHEKAWNAYPYCRTVITNEYMKDDFLIKIETWHKPDMGTLENVHDLDGPTWKTVEVIPIDIADKDVVAHGDYKAEEDPALFKSTKTGRGPLSPEWKNDLMNKIDCPKMCAYKLVTVKFKWWGLQTKVENFIQKQEKRIFTNFHRQLFCWIDNWVELTMADIRRMEEETKKELEELRKSGQVRGMSAAHEQ; encoded by the exons ATGGTGCTTATCAAGGAATA ccgTGTGATCCTACCGATCTCTGTGCAAGAG TACCAAGTTGGTCAGCTGTTCACCGTAGCAGAGGCCAGTAAGAatgagactgggggaggagaagGCATTGAGGTGCTGATAAATGAACCCTacgaggaagagggagagaagggacagTACACGCATAAAGTTTACCATCTtaagag TAAAGTCCCAGGCTGGTTGAGGTATATTGCACCAGAGGGCGCGTTAGTCTTCCATGAAAAAGCCTGGAACGCCTACCCATACTGTCGCACCG TTATAACG AACGAGTATATGAAAGATGACTTCCTGATAAAGATTGAGACGTGGCACAAACCTGACATGGGAACTCTAGAAAACGTGCATGACTTGGATGGTCCTACGTGGAAGACAGTGGAGGTGATTCCCATCGACATCGCAGACAAAGATGTGGTGGCCCATGGG GATTATAAAGCAGAGGAGGATCCTGCTCTGTTCAAATCGACAAAGACCGGCAGAGGACCGCTCTCACCTGAATGGAAG AACGATCTGATGAACAAGATAGACTGTCCTAAGATGTGTGCCTACAAACTGGTCACTGTCAAGTTCAAGTGGTGGGGCCTTCAGACCAAAGTAGAGAACTTTATCCAGAAG CAAGAGAAGCGTATCTTCACTAACTTCCATCGCCAGTTGTTCTGTTGGATCGACAACTGGGTGGAGCTGACCATGGCAGACATCCGACGAATGGAGGAGGAGACCAAGAAAGAGCTGGAAGAG CTGCGTAAGTCAGGTCAGGTTCGAGGCATGAGTGCGGCTCACGAGCAGTGA
- the LOC121573872 gene encoding phosphatidylinositol transfer protein beta isoform isoform X2 produces MASGNAASHYCGCQGEAGVLPYITVVVRVRGENAASHHWLSGRVILPISVQEYQVGQLFTVAEASKNETGGGEGIEVLINEPYEEEGEKGQYTHKVYHLKSKVPGWLRYIAPEGALVFHEKAWNAYPYCRTVITNEYMKDDFLIKIETWHKPDMGTLENVHDLDGPTWKTVEVIPIDIADKDVVAHGDYKAEEDPALFKSTKTGRGPLSPEWKNDLMNKIDCPKMCAYKLVTVKFKWWGLQTKVENFIQKQEKRIFTNFHRQLFCWIDNWVELTMADIRRMEEETKKELEEMREKGTVRGTSATEE; encoded by the exons ATGGCATCCGGGAATGCTGCCTCACATTACTGTGGTTGTCAGGGTGAGGCGGGAGTGCTGCCTTACATTACTGTGGTTGTCCGGGTGAGGGGGGAGAATGCTGCCTCACATCACTGGTTGTCAGG ccgTGTGATCCTACCGATCTCTGTGCAAGAG TACCAAGTTGGTCAGCTGTTCACCGTAGCAGAGGCCAGTAAGAatgagactgggggaggagaagGCATTGAGGTGCTGATAAATGAACCCTacgaggaagagggagagaagggacagTACACGCATAAAGTTTACCATCTtaagag TAAAGTCCCAGGCTGGTTGAGGTATATTGCACCAGAGGGCGCGTTAGTCTTCCATGAAAAAGCCTGGAACGCCTACCCATACTGTCGCACCG TTATAACG AACGAGTATATGAAAGATGACTTCCTGATAAAGATTGAGACGTGGCACAAACCTGACATGGGAACTCTAGAAAACGTGCATGACTTGGATGGTCCTACGTGGAAGACAGTGGAGGTGATTCCCATCGACATCGCAGACAAAGATGTGGTGGCCCATGGG GATTATAAAGCAGAGGAGGATCCTGCTCTGTTCAAATCGACAAAGACCGGCAGAGGACCGCTCTCACCTGAATGGAAG AACGATCTGATGAACAAGATAGACTGTCCTAAGATGTGTGCCTACAAACTGGTCACTGTCAAGTTCAAGTGGTGGGGCCTTCAGACCAAAGTAGAGAACTTTATCCAGAAG CAAGAGAAGCGTATCTTCACTAACTTCCATCGCCAGTTGTTCTGTTGGATCGACAACTGGGTGGAGCTGACCATGGCAGACATCCGACGAATGGAGGAGGAGACCAAGAAAGAGCTGGAAGAG ATGCGTGAGAAGGGCACCGTTAGAGGAACCTCGGCAACGGAAGAGTAA